GGGTGAGGTAGCCCTGCTTGGCGCTGACGTCGAAGCAGTAGCTCTTCTTGCCGGTGCGGGACTTGACCGTGATGTCGGTGGTGCCCTCACAGGGCACCAGGGTGATGTGGCCGTCGCCGCGCTTGAGGACGATCTGCTGGTCCTGCTGGATCTGCGCGGCACCGGGGTGGGTGAAGTCCTCCACGGCGTAGGGCAGCTCCGTGGCGGAGGGTGTACCGCCGTCCTGCGGAGCGGCGTTCGCCACGCCGAACGTTGCGATACCGGCGACGGCTACGGTCGCGGCGGTGAGAGTGGTGAAGAGCGCCGCGCGGGCACGCGAGATCGCCATGGTTCCCCCTGTTGGTCAGTGGAATGCGTGAACTCCCCCACGCAAGTTACCCAAGAGTAAATCAGATGTAGAGTGCTCCGTGCGCACACACGGACCCCTTTGGGAGGTGTGGGCATTCGGGGGGCTCGGGGATTCTCAACTGTGGTGACGTGAAACGCCGTTCATCCTTTTGACCACCGCTTCCACACGACAAGCACGCCCGGCTGACCCCCGGGGTGCGGGGCTTGTTGTGCGCACGCTCGAAGTTGAAGGTCGAACGAGGGGTGCCGATGAAGCGGCAAACAACCTCCGGAATGCCGAATTCCGGAATGTCATCTCGCATAAGGAGAGGGGTACGCAGGGGCGTCTGCGGCGTCGTCCTCCCCGTGGTGATGGGCGCGGGCTTGCTGGGGAGCACGCCCGCGCACGCCCAGGAGGAAGAGCTTGACGGCTCGATCGGCCGGTACCTGGCTGTCCAGTACTGGGACACCGGCGGGGCGGGCATCAAGGAGGCGGCTGAGCGGGCGCTGCTGGGTTCGGACGACGACGTTCGGAAGTTCCTGGACGAGGCGCCCGCCATCGAGTACGACGACGACTATGTCGACGCGAGCCGGGTCTACAACGTCGGCGGCGTGGCGGTGCGCGAGGCGACGAAGAAGGCGCTGAAGGGCACTCCGGAGGAGTTGCAGGAGTTTCTGCGCAGTGGGTGGCAGAAGCCTTTGGAGGAGGACCGGGAGGTCGAGGCGTCCCGTGTCATCAACTTCGGCGGTGTGGGCGTCAGGGAAGCGGGCAAGGCTGCGCTGAAAGCCGGGCCCGAGGCGGTCAAGGAATTCCTCGAGTCCGGTCAGTACAAGGAGCGGGAGACCGATAACGAGGTCGAGGTCTCCAAACTGATCAACTCGGGTGGGCCGAACATGAAGGCCGCCGGAAAGGCGGCGCTGAAGGGCACGCCGGAGGACATCGCCGAGTTCCTGGCCGTCGGGCAGTTCGTCGCCCGCAACCGCGACCAGGAGCATGCCACCATCGAGCAGCTCACCGAGCAGGCCAAGCAGGCAGGGCTGCAGGCGGAGGCCGCCACGAAGAAGTCCGAGGAGGCGTCCGCTCGCGCGATCGCCGCTTCGGAGCTGGCCAAGGAAGCCGCGGCGAAGGCCGCCCGGGAGACCGAGGCGGCGCGCAAGGACTCCGTCCGCGCCGCCTACAAGGCCAAGCAGGCCGCCGCGTCCGCACGCGCCGCCGCCGCTGCCGCCCAGACGGCGATCGGCGCGGCCAACGCCGCAAACCGGGCCGCCCGGATCGCCGCGCTCGCCGCGGCGCAGACCGCGAACGCCGCCGCAGCAGCGGCGAACGCGGCCAACAACGCCTACAAGTCGGCGATCGCCGCGGCCGGCAACGCGAGCCAGGCCGACACGGCCAAGAAGGACGCGGTCGCCGCCCGCAAGGCAGCCGCGCTGGCCCGCACCGCGGCTGCCGCCGTCGATCAGGCGGCCAAGGCATCCGCCGCCGCCGGTGTCGCCGCGGCCGCCTCCCGCAGCGCGGGCGCGAACGCGAACGCCGCCGCCGACTCCGCCGAGGAAGCCAACCGGCATGCCGAGGCCGCCGGCGTCCACTCCGCAGAGGCCCGCAACGCCGCCGCCGAAGCGCGCCGCCACGCCAACGCCGCCAACCGGGCCGCCAACAACGCCACCGCGCTGGCCCAGCGCGCGTCCCAGCAGGCATATGCGGCCCGCGACGCGGCAAACTCCGCCGCCGGCCACGCCGAGAAGGCCGCCGACGCCGCCGATCTCGCGGCGAAGTACGCCGGGCAGAGCGCGTCCGCCGCGGCGGACTCCCGCAAGTGGGCCGCCGCTGCGAAGACCGCCGCAGACACGGCCACCACCGCGGTCAATACCGCCAAGCAGGTCCACCAGGTCGCCCTGGACGTCGAGACCGAGGAACTCGCCTCCCGCGGCGAAGCCGCTCTGGAGCGCGCCCGCACCGAGAAGGCCCAGAGCGACGCCGTGGTCTCCGCCACCGAGGCCGTCGTCCGCGACGCGCGCGCCCTGGACGGCACGGCGGAGGCTCTGGCCATCGAGGCGGCCACGCCGGACGTGAACGTCACGGCCACCGCGGCCAAGGGCCGCGAACTCGCCCTGGACGCCCTCAAACTCCGCGGCCCCTGGCACCAGCAGGCCGCCGCCGACGCGCTGAGCGGTACGGACGCCGATGTACTGGAATACCTGCGCAGCGGCTGGAAGAACGCAGCCGCCGAAGAGGCGCGTGACAGGGTCCTCCGGCTGAGCACGGACAGCCCCTACCCCTCGGTACGGGAGGGTGCCGCGGAAGCACTCAAGGGCACCCCGGAACAGATCGCCGCCTTCTACGCCGACGGCCAGTACACCGTCGCCGAGACCGACCTCGCCGTCGCCGTGTCCAAGGTCAACAACTTCGGCGGGACCAGCGTCAAGGACGCCTCCAAGATCGCCCTGAAGGACGGCAGCGGCAAGGCCCTTGCGGCCTTCATGGAAGTCGACCAGTACACCGCCCGCGTGACCGACGAAGAGGTCATCGCCTCCAAGCTCGTCAACGGTGGAGGCGAAGAGGTCAAGGCAGCGGCCAAGGCAGCCCTGGCGGGCCCCCCGGGCAAGCTCCACGAGTTCACAGCCGTCGGCCAGTACACCGCCACCCGCAAGGACGACCTCACCGCCACCCACCGCGCCCAGATCGGACGGCTCCTCGCCGAAGGCGAGATCATCGCCGCCAACGCCCAGGCCAACCGCTGGCGCGCCGCCGAAGCCGCTGCCAAGGCCAACAAGGCCGCCACCGAAGCGGCCAACGCCGCCGGCGAAGCCAAGAAGTCCGTTGCTGCGGCCAATGGCTACGCGGCCGCGGCCAAGAAGTCCGCCGACGCCGCCGCGGTCAGCGCCGACCAGGCACGCAAGTCCGCCACCACCGCACGCAACGCCGCCGACGCCGCCAACCGCGACGCGGACGCCGCCGAAACCTCCGCCGCACAGGCCGAGTTCTCCGCCGAATACGCCCGCCAGTCCGCCAGGGAAGCCAGCGACTCGGCGGGGGACGCCCGCTACGCCGCGATCGCAGCCGGCAAGAGCCAGGCGGAAGCCGACGCGGCCGCGAGCCAGGCATGGACCGACGTCAAGCGCAAGCGTGAAGCGGAAATCGCCGAAGCCAAGCGCAGGGCCGAAGAAGCCCGGAAGGCCGAGGAGGCCCGGAAAGAACCCGGCGCCTGCGGCTACACGATGGTGGCCGGCTACGCCCACCCCAACCCCTGCGAGGAAAGCGACGCCTTCGGCCTCGACGACCTCGTATGGGAACTCGTGGGCGGCGCCGACATCGAGAAATGCGTCAAGAACCCCTCCTGGGGCGACTGCGCCATGGCAGTCGTCGCCGTCACACCCGCCGGCAAGCTCAAAATCATCAAGAAGGGCGCCGATGCCGTCGAGGACGCCGCCAAGGGAACCCGCCGGGGCAAGGAAGTGGGCGAGTGCCTCGTCAAGGGGGCCAAGAAGGACAGCTTCCCTGCTGGCACTTCCGTCCTCATGGGCGACCGCACCCCACGCCCGATCGAACAAGTCAAGGTCGGCGACCACGTCCTGGCCACCGACCCCGAAACAGGGGAAACCGGCCCGCGCCGCGTCGACGCGACCATCTACACCCCCGACGACCGCGACTTCACCGGCATCACTCTCGACCAGACCAACGGTGACGGCTCCCTCACCGCGACCAGCCACCACCCCTTCTGGACCGAGAACGACAAGACGTGGAAGAACGCCGCCGACCTCACCTCGCAGGACACCCTCCGCACCCCCGATGGCGGCACGGCACAGATCAACGCCGTCCGTCACTGGACCGGACTCGCCCCCGCCTACAACCTCAACGTCAACGACCTGCACACGTACTATGTGCTGGCGGGCAGGACTCCGGTCCTGGTCCACAATGCCGACGACGGTCTGACTCCTGAGCAGCAGAAATCCATCGAGTCGTACCGCAAGCTGATCGAAGAGCATGAGGAAAAGCTCCGTAAGTACCTGGCTGACCCAGATGCCTACGACAACAAGGGCTTTCTCAAGAATGCGCCGAGTGAAGAAGTGCGCCAGCGGATCATCGACGGGCGCACCAGGCACCTGAGAAAAGAAATCCAGACCTTCCGCGACAACATCGCA
The genomic region above belongs to Streptomyces marianii and contains:
- a CDS encoding polymorphic toxin-type HINT domain-containing protein → MSSRIRRGVRRGVCGVVLPVVMGAGLLGSTPAHAQEEELDGSIGRYLAVQYWDTGGAGIKEAAERALLGSDDDVRKFLDEAPAIEYDDDYVDASRVYNVGGVAVREATKKALKGTPEELQEFLRSGWQKPLEEDREVEASRVINFGGVGVREAGKAALKAGPEAVKEFLESGQYKERETDNEVEVSKLINSGGPNMKAAGKAALKGTPEDIAEFLAVGQFVARNRDQEHATIEQLTEQAKQAGLQAEAATKKSEEASARAIAASELAKEAAAKAARETEAARKDSVRAAYKAKQAAASARAAAAAAQTAIGAANAANRAARIAALAAAQTANAAAAAANAANNAYKSAIAAAGNASQADTAKKDAVAARKAAALARTAAAAVDQAAKASAAAGVAAAASRSAGANANAAADSAEEANRHAEAAGVHSAEARNAAAEARRHANAANRAANNATALAQRASQQAYAARDAANSAAGHAEKAADAADLAAKYAGQSASAAADSRKWAAAAKTAADTATTAVNTAKQVHQVALDVETEELASRGEAALERARTEKAQSDAVVSATEAVVRDARALDGTAEALAIEAATPDVNVTATAAKGRELALDALKLRGPWHQQAAADALSGTDADVLEYLRSGWKNAAAEEARDRVLRLSTDSPYPSVREGAAEALKGTPEQIAAFYADGQYTVAETDLAVAVSKVNNFGGTSVKDASKIALKDGSGKALAAFMEVDQYTARVTDEEVIASKLVNGGGEEVKAAAKAALAGPPGKLHEFTAVGQYTATRKDDLTATHRAQIGRLLAEGEIIAANAQANRWRAAEAAAKANKAATEAANAAGEAKKSVAAANGYAAAAKKSADAAAVSADQARKSATTARNAADAANRDADAAETSAAQAEFSAEYARQSAREASDSAGDARYAAIAAGKSQAEADAAASQAWTDVKRKREAEIAEAKRRAEEARKAEEARKEPGACGYTMVAGYAHPNPCEESDAFGLDDLVWELVGGADIEKCVKNPSWGDCAMAVVAVTPAGKLKIIKKGADAVEDAAKGTRRGKEVGECLVKGAKKDSFPAGTSVLMGDRTPRPIEQVKVGDHVLATDPETGETGPRRVDATIYTPDDRDFTGITLDQTNGDGSLTATSHHPFWTENDKTWKNAADLTSQDTLRTPDGGTAQINAVRHWTGLAPAYNLNVNDLHTYYVLAGRTPVLVHNADDGLTPEQQKSIESYRKLIEEHEEKLRKYLADPDAYDNKGFLKNAPSEEVRQRIIDGRTRHLRKEIQTFRDNIAKISGKC